The following coding sequences lie in one Acidobacteriota bacterium genomic window:
- a CDS encoding protein kinase: MKCLKCHVENPDDSRFCGRCAAPLGPEDAAFSLTKTIATPSPVPAPDTLVTGKYKIVEELGRGGMGVVFKAEDLKLNRYVALKFLPLHLAGSSELKERFLIEAQAAAALSHPNICVIHEVGEDDGRPFIAMEYVEGETLRDRVKRGPLKPEEALPVITQITAGLAEAHAKGIIHRDIKSANIMVTTKGQAKVMDFGLAKLRGGSSLTRTQTTLGTVAYMSPEQARGDELDQRTDLWSLGVVLYEMLTGELPFKGDRDLSIIHSIVHEEPKPIAARKPPIPEELQQVVARALRKNRDSRYATAGDMLLDLRRYHEALQAEAAGLFNMRTLVKRLRRPAVAVPTVLAVVVIAAGAFLYFNHKDKVRWARQVAFPEIERMIADNDVWRNLVPPYRLAVQAESILGSDPKLAELFAKCSLNIDVKTEPPGAKAYMKEYATPEAEWTYVGETPIEKLRMPIGFFRWKFEKEGYETVLAAASTWKMPSLSVDKPGIPDSLMRTLDKEGSIPPAMVRIPGAELAIGKLEDFFIDKHEVTNRQFMEFVDKGGYRNREYWKYPVIKDGKEIALEEAMREFVDQTGLPGPSTWSAGDYPDGQGDHPVSGVSWYEAAAYAEYAGKSLPTSAHWGVALGAFTPMFQLYQLGGIAVIASFSHIGTGQDTVPVGSLQGFTPYGAYDMTGNVREWCWNETQAGRIIRGGAWGENTYEAVNIRHAPSMDRSAKNGFRCAFYPQPEAVPEAAFAFRRLGDTIDLRVRQPVPDPIFEIYKDQFFYDKTALDARVESRKENPGGWVHERVSFDAAYGGERVLAHLFLPVNALPPFQTVIYFPGSASTWENSSRDIETYYEFTMFLSFLVKNGRAVLYPVYKGTFERVFPESASLHLGGDSHAYTEFLIQVVKDFKRSIDYLETRPDIDSRKFAFYGMSWGGMLGAIIPAVEERLQAGVLCAGGLRGRAVRSEAQQINYVTRVRTPTLMLNGRYDTNFGLEESIRPMFEFLGTPLEHKRMILYDTDHIPPRNEYIKEILAWLDKYLGPVER, translated from the coding sequence ATGAAGTGTCTGAAATGTCACGTCGAAAATCCCGATGATTCCCGATTCTGCGGCCGCTGCGCGGCGCCGCTCGGCCCGGAGGACGCCGCCTTTTCCCTGACGAAAACCATCGCAACGCCGAGTCCCGTCCCGGCGCCGGACACGCTCGTCACCGGGAAATACAAGATCGTCGAGGAGCTAGGCCGGGGCGGGATGGGTGTTGTCTTCAAGGCCGAGGACTTGAAGCTGAATCGATATGTTGCGCTCAAGTTCCTGCCGCTGCATCTTGCCGGATCGTCCGAGCTCAAGGAGCGGTTTCTGATCGAGGCCCAGGCGGCCGCGGCGCTGTCGCATCCGAACATCTGCGTAATCCATGAAGTGGGGGAGGACGACGGCCGTCCCTTCATCGCCATGGAATACGTGGAGGGCGAGACGCTGCGGGACAGGGTCAAGCGGGGGCCTTTGAAACCGGAAGAAGCTCTGCCCGTCATAACGCAGATCACCGCCGGATTGGCCGAGGCCCACGCCAAGGGCATCATCCACCGGGACATCAAGAGCGCCAACATCATGGTTACGACGAAAGGCCAGGCCAAGGTCATGGACTTCGGGCTGGCCAAGCTTCGGGGCGGGAGTTCGTTGACGCGGACACAGACGACATTAGGGACGGTGGCCTACATGTCGCCGGAGCAGGCCCGTGGGGACGAGCTGGACCAGCGCACCGACCTCTGGTCGCTGGGGGTTGTCCTCTATGAGATGCTGACGGGAGAGCTGCCGTTCAAGGGCGACCGGGACTTGTCGATCATTCATTCGATCGTCCACGAGGAGCCCAAGCCCATCGCGGCCCGCAAACCGCCCATTCCCGAAGAGCTCCAGCAGGTCGTCGCCCGAGCGCTCAGAAAGAATCGCGACTCGCGCTACGCCACGGCCGGGGACATGCTCCTTGATTTGAGAAGATACCACGAGGCCCTTCAGGCCGAAGCCGCCGGGTTGTTCAACATGCGCACGCTCGTGAAGCGCCTCCGCCGCCCCGCTGTCGCGGTCCCCACGGTGCTGGCGGTCGTCGTGATCGCGGCGGGGGCTTTTCTCTATTTCAACCACAAGGACAAGGTCCGTTGGGCCCGGCAGGTGGCTTTCCCGGAGATCGAGCGGATGATCGCCGACAACGACGTTTGGCGAAACCTCGTCCCGCCTTACCGTCTTGCGGTCCAGGCAGAGTCTATTCTCGGGAGCGACCCCAAGCTGGCGGAGCTTTTTGCAAAATGCTCCCTAAACATCGACGTCAAGACGGAGCCTCCGGGAGCCAAGGCTTACATGAAGGAGTATGCGACCCCCGAAGCCGAGTGGACCTATGTGGGCGAAACCCCGATCGAGAAATTACGAATGCCCATTGGGTTCTTCCGCTGGAAGTTCGAAAAGGAGGGCTACGAGACCGTCCTGGCCGCGGCGTCGACATGGAAAATGCCCTCACTTTCGGTCGATAAACCAGGCATTCCAGACTCACTTATGAGAACTCTCGATAAGGAAGGAAGCATACCTCCAGCCATGGTCCGTATCCCGGGCGCTGAGCTTGCCATCGGGAAACTGGAGGACTTCTTCATCGATAAGCACGAGGTTACCAACAGGCAATTCATGGAGTTCGTCGACAAGGGCGGCTACAGGAACAGGGAATATTGGAAATACCCCGTTATCAAAGACGGGAAAGAGATTGCCTTGGAAGAAGCGATGCGGGAGTTCGTGGACCAGACAGGCCTGCCCGGTCCCTCGACCTGGAGCGCGGGAGATTATCCCGATGGTCAAGGAGATCATCCTGTGTCGGGCGTCAGCTGGTATGAGGCGGCGGCCTACGCCGAATACGCCGGAAAGAGCCTGCCGACCTCCGCACACTGGGGTGTGGCTTTAGGAGCTTTCACTCCGATGTTCCAACTGTATCAGCTCGGCGGCATCGCGGTCATCGCCTCCTTCAGTCATATCGGGACCGGGCAAGACACCGTTCCGGTCGGAAGCCTCCAGGGCTTCACGCCCTATGGGGCCTACGATATGACGGGCAATGTCCGGGAATGGTGTTGGAACGAGACCCAGGCAGGAAGGATCATCCGGGGCGGCGCGTGGGGCGAGAACACCTACGAGGCCGTGAATATTCGTCATGCCCCGAGCATGGATCGCTCCGCCAAGAACGGTTTCCGGTGCGCGTTCTATCCGCAACCCGAGGCCGTCCCCGAAGCGGCCTTCGCGTTCCGGCGCCTCGGGGACACTATCGACCTCCGCGTCCGGCAACCGGTGCCCGATCCCATTTTCGAGATCTACAAAGACCAGTTCTTCTACGACAAGACGGCGCTCGACGCCCGCGTGGAATCGCGGAAAGAAAACCCCGGCGGCTGGGTCCACGAGCGGGTCTCGTTCGACGCCGCTTATGGCGGCGAGCGGGTTCTGGCCCATCTCTTTCTGCCTGTGAATGCGCTTCCTCCCTTTCAGACGGTCATCTACTTTCCGGGGAGCGCTTCGACCTGGGAGAACTCGAGTCGGGACATCGAAACCTACTATGAATTCACGATGTTCCTTTCTTTTCTCGTGAAGAACGGCCGGGCCGTCCTCTATCCCGTTTATAAAGGGACTTTCGAACGCGTATTCCCGGAATCGGCTTCGCTTCATTTGGGGGGTGATTCCCATGCCTACACCGAATTCCTCATCCAGGTCGTCAAGGATTTCAAGCGCAGCATCGACTACCTGGAAACCCGCCCGGACATCGACAGCCGGAAGTTCGCCTTTTATGGTATGAGCTGGGGCGGCATGTTGGGGGCGATCATCCCGGCGGTGGAAGAGCGTCTTCAGGCCGGCGTTTTGTGTGCGGGAGGTCTTCGGGGGCGGGCCGTCCGTTCCGAAGCTCAGCAAATCAACTACGTCACCCGCGTCCGAACGCCGACGCTGATGTTGAACGGCCGGTACGACACGAACTTCGGCCTGGAGGAGAGCATCAGGCCGATGTTCGAATTCCTCGGAACGCCCCTCGAGCACAAGCGGATGATTCTCTACGACACCGACCACATCCCCCCGCGGAACGAATACATCAAGGAGATCCTGGCCTGGCTCGACAAGTATTTGGGCCCCGTGGAGAGATAG
- a CDS encoding protein kinase, whose protein sequence is MKCLKCHVENPDDSRFCGRCGAPFGPEDAAFSLTKTIATPIPVPARDALIAGKYKIVEELGRGGMGVVFKAEDLKLNRCVALKFLPPHLSESAELKERFLIEARAAAALSHPNICVIHEVGEDVGRPFIAMEYVEGETLRDRIKRDGVLPAGDALAFAGQVAAGLGEAHAKGIIHRDIKSANIMVTEKGRAKVMDFGLAKLRGGSSLTRTQTTLGTVAYMSPEQARGDELDPRTDIWSLGIVLCEMLTGEPPFKGDHDQTVIHAILHKEPKPPSQIKDGLPVGMDGIVLRALAKRTGDRYQTMEEFQGDVEAVAEGLKPLRARPVRRIFGIRAAHVGSAAAAVLAILIGVNVGGVRDRILGRTAPLAPALRLAVLPFVNIAGDAEQDYLSDGLTQEMISQLGRLNPSGLNVIARSSVMRYKKGDTPIDQVGRELGVEYVLEGSTRHEGGQVRITAELIKVEDQTQLWTKTYEREVSGLLTVQSEVAQNVADALALKLLPEEKTRLTSARTVNPEVYDAYLKGMFYVSQNTQESFDKGMKILHQAVEIDPAEPLAYLGLAEGYITLGHGGAELHDAFKRARAAAEQALKLDQNMAEAVGALAHVALYYEWDWEKAERLFKQALELNPSVAMTHYHYAWYLPLVDRLDEAIEHHKIARDLDPLRPLHTAWLGGLYNYAGRFDEAIVEANKALELNPKFGPSFNVLCAAYLCKNMPDEAIAAALRLKELLPEEGNAFLCMAYVSAGRREEALEISSMFEKDTLRFLTVSQAYLALGDKDEAFRVLESAYEAHRATLPWIRVHWKAGGGFEAVYDDPRFQDLLRRMNLSRPSRSVPRKGTI, encoded by the coding sequence ATGAAGTGTCTGAAATGTCACGTCGAAAATCCCGATGATTCCCGGTTCTGCGGCCGCTGCGGGGCGCCGTTCGGTCCGGAGGATGCGGCCTTTTCCCTGACAAAAACCATCGCAACGCCGATTCCCGTCCCGGCGCGGGACGCGCTCATCGCCGGGAAATACAAGATCGTCGAGGAACTCGGCCGGGGCGGGATGGGTGTTGTCTTCAAGGCCGAGGACCTGAAGTTGAATCGGTGCGTCGCCCTGAAATTCCTACCGCCTCATCTTTCCGAATCGGCCGAGCTCAAGGAGCGGTTTCTGATCGAGGCCCGGGCGGCCGCGGCGCTGTCGCATCCGAACATCTGCGTCATCCATGAAGTGGGGGAGGACGTAGGCCGTCCCTTCATCGCCATGGAATACGTGGAGGGCGAGACGCTGCGGGACAGGATCAAACGGGATGGCGTTCTCCCGGCCGGGGATGCGCTGGCCTTCGCCGGCCAGGTTGCGGCCGGACTGGGCGAGGCCCACGCTAAGGGCATCATTCACCGGGACATCAAGAGCGCCAACATCATGGTCACGGAGAAAGGCCGGGCCAAAGTCATGGACTTCGGGCTGGCCAAGCTTCGGGGCGGGAGTTCGTTGACGCGGACACAGACGACATTGGGGACGGTGGCCTACATGTCGCCGGAGCAGGCCCGGGGCGATGAGCTCGATCCGCGGACGGACATCTGGTCGCTGGGCATTGTTCTTTGCGAGATGCTGACCGGGGAGCCGCCCTTCAAGGGGGATCACGACCAGACGGTCATCCACGCGATCCTGCATAAGGAGCCGAAACCGCCGTCCCAGATCAAGGACGGGCTGCCCGTGGGGATGGATGGAATCGTTCTCCGGGCCCTGGCCAAGAGGACTGGGGACCGCTATCAGACGATGGAGGAGTTTCAGGGAGACGTCGAAGCGGTGGCCGAAGGCCTGAAGCCCCTCAGGGCCCGGCCGGTCCGAAGGATCTTCGGGATCCGGGCGGCTCACGTCGGTTCCGCTGCGGCCGCCGTTCTGGCGATTCTCATCGGCGTCAATGTCGGGGGCGTCCGGGACCGGATTCTTGGAAGAACCGCGCCTCTCGCCCCGGCCCTCAGGCTGGCCGTCCTGCCGTTCGTCAACATCGCCGGCGACGCCGAGCAGGATTATCTCTCCGACGGGCTGACCCAGGAGATGATCTCCCAGCTCGGACGCCTGAACCCGTCGGGATTGAACGTCATTGCCCGAAGCTCGGTCATGCGCTACAAAAAGGGGGACACGCCGATCGACCAGGTCGGCCGGGAGCTCGGCGTGGAGTATGTCCTGGAGGGTAGCACCCGTCACGAGGGGGGCCAAGTCCGCATCACCGCCGAGCTCATCAAGGTGGAGGACCAGACGCAGCTCTGGACAAAAACCTACGAGCGTGAGGTCTCCGGCTTACTCACGGTGCAGAGCGAGGTGGCCCAGAATGTGGCCGATGCCCTGGCGCTCAAGCTGCTCCCTGAAGAGAAGACCCGCCTGACCTCCGCCCGAACCGTCAACCCCGAAGTCTATGACGCCTATCTCAAGGGGATGTTCTACGTGTCGCAGAACACCCAGGAAAGCTTCGATAAGGGCATGAAAATCCTGCATCAGGCCGTGGAGATCGACCCCGCCGAACCTTTGGCCTATCTCGGTCTCGCGGAGGGATACATCACCCTCGGTCACGGCGGCGCGGAGCTGCATGATGCCTTCAAGAGAGCCCGGGCCGCCGCCGAGCAGGCCCTAAAGCTTGACCAGAATATGGCGGAAGCTGTGGGCGCCCTGGCCCATGTCGCCCTTTATTACGAGTGGGATTGGGAAAAGGCCGAAAGGCTCTTCAAGCAGGCCCTCGAGCTCAACCCCAGCGTGGCCATGACCCACTATCATTACGCGTGGTATCTGCCTCTCGTCGACCGGCTCGACGAAGCCATCGAGCACCATAAGATCGCCCGCGACCTCGACCCGCTCCGGCCTTTGCATACGGCCTGGCTGGGCGGATTGTACAACTATGCCGGCCGGTTCGATGAAGCGATCGTCGAAGCCAACAAGGCCCTCGAGTTGAATCCGAAATTTGGGCCGAGTTTCAATGTGTTGTGTGCGGCTTACCTGTGTAAAAACATGCCTGATGAGGCGATCGCCGCGGCCCTGCGCTTAAAGGAGTTATTGCCTGAAGAGGGGAATGCCTTTTTATGCATGGCTTATGTGTCGGCCGGGCGGAGGGAAGAGGCGTTGGAGATCTCGTCGATGTTCGAGAAAGATACGCTTAGGTTCCTTACAGTATCCCAGGCCTATCTGGCTCTTGGTGACAAAGACGAAGCATTTCGGGTGCTCGAAAGTGCTTACGAGGCTCATCGGGCCACGTTGCCGTGGATCAGAGTGCACTGGAAAGCCGGCGGGGGATTCGAGGCCGTCTACGACGATCCGCGCTTCCAGGACCTGCTGCGGAGAATGAACCTTTCTCGGCCAAGCCGCTCCGTTCCCCGCAAAGGAACCATTTAG
- a CDS encoding aldehyde dehydrogenase family protein codes for MTQPVLIDGEWREAESPAGVFTAFDPTTGSPLDEHYPVSSFADLERALTAGRRAAEILESTHPDAVAEFLEESARRIVARSTDLAQSAARETALPLEPRLLSVEIPRTVDQLRQAAAACRDRSWRRATIDTRLNIRSRMAPLGGPVIIFSPSNFPFAFNSVAGGDFAAAIAAGNPVIAKANPVHPGTTRLLAETVMDAAKTTGFPPEAVQLLYHFNGQDGARLVSHPLTGATAFTGSFRAGTFLKEAADRAGKPIYLEMSSVNPLFVLPGAIEERSQGIVEELFKSCALGAGQFCTKPGLVIVLGDERGRRFFKSARKAFETPPTGWLLSEAVLKGLLRTVDKFREAGAELVCGGSPVEGPGWKFQNTLLRVDGKRFLKSPAAFQIEVFGTLTVFVFAENENQMIEIAEAAEGGLTAVLYSSREGRDNAFYDRLAPILRRKVGRLLDDKMPTGVAVTPAMNHGGPFPSTGHPGFTAVGIPASMLRFASLHCYDNVREHRLPDDLRDRNPTGAMWRLVDGVWTQADAG; via the coding sequence ATGACCCAACCCGTTCTCATCGACGGAGAATGGCGGGAAGCCGAGTCTCCTGCGGGTGTCTTTACGGCCTTCGACCCGACAACGGGAAGTCCGCTCGATGAACATTATCCCGTCTCCTCGTTCGCCGATCTCGAACGCGCCCTGACCGCCGGACGACGGGCCGCTGAGATTCTCGAAAGCACGCATCCCGACGCCGTTGCGGAATTCCTGGAAGAGTCGGCCCGGAGAATCGTCGCGCGGAGCACGGATCTGGCCCAAAGCGCCGCCCGAGAAACGGCCCTTCCCCTTGAGCCGCGGCTTCTCTCCGTCGAAATCCCCCGGACGGTCGATCAGCTCCGCCAGGCCGCCGCGGCCTGCCGGGACAGATCGTGGCGGCGGGCGACCATCGACACCCGGCTCAACATCCGCTCCCGCATGGCTCCTCTGGGCGGACCCGTCATCATTTTCAGTCCCAGCAACTTCCCTTTCGCCTTCAATTCCGTGGCGGGCGGCGACTTCGCCGCCGCCATCGCCGCCGGCAATCCGGTCATTGCCAAGGCCAATCCCGTCCACCCGGGAACGACCCGACTCCTGGCCGAAACCGTTATGGATGCCGCGAAGACAACCGGATTCCCACCGGAGGCCGTCCAACTGCTCTATCACTTCAACGGACAGGACGGGGCGCGGCTCGTCTCGCACCCTCTGACGGGGGCCACGGCTTTCACCGGAAGCTTCCGGGCCGGAACATTCCTTAAGGAAGCGGCCGACCGGGCCGGCAAGCCGATCTATCTCGAGATGTCGAGTGTCAATCCCCTGTTCGTCCTCCCCGGGGCGATTGAGGAAAGATCGCAAGGGATCGTCGAGGAACTTTTCAAATCCTGCGCCCTCGGCGCCGGGCAGTTCTGCACGAAACCCGGCCTCGTCATTGTCCTGGGAGACGAGCGCGGCCGCCGCTTTTTCAAATCCGCCCGAAAGGCGTTTGAGACCCCGCCAACCGGATGGCTTCTGAGTGAGGCCGTCCTCAAAGGACTGCTCCGAACCGTGGACAAGTTCCGCGAAGCCGGGGCCGAGCTTGTCTGCGGCGGTTCTCCCGTCGAGGGACCCGGCTGGAAGTTCCAAAACACGCTTCTGCGGGTCGACGGCAAGCGTTTCCTGAAATCCCCGGCCGCCTTCCAGATCGAGGTCTTCGGCACTCTGACGGTCTTCGTTTTTGCCGAAAACGAAAATCAAATGATCGAGATCGCCGAAGCCGCGGAAGGCGGGCTAACCGCCGTTCTTTACAGCAGCCGCGAAGGCCGGGACAACGCCTTCTACGACCGGCTCGCGCCAATTCTCCGGCGCAAGGTCGGACGCCTTCTTGACGACAAGATGCCGACGGGCGTCGCCGTCACTCCGGCCATGAACCACGGCGGTCCTTTCCCCTCGACGGGACATCCGGGCTTCACCGCGGTGGGTATTCCCGCTTCCATGCTCCGCTTTGCGTCTCTTCACTGCTACGACAATGTGCGGGAACACCGCCTGCCGGACGACCTGCGGGACAGAAACCCGACCGGCGCCATGTGGCGGCTCGTCGACGGCGTCTGGACGCAGGCCGACGCCGGATAG
- a CDS encoding MoaD/ThiS family protein, with the protein MTVTVKMIGPFIYAAGFSEKAFDLPAGTTAGGLMDLVNLEKSRPRIVTRNGRAVAPDDTLEDGDRVVMSPLYSGG; encoded by the coding sequence GTGACTGTTACGGTCAAGATGATCGGCCCGTTCATCTACGCCGCCGGGTTCAGCGAAAAAGCCTTCGATCTCCCGGCGGGAACGACGGCCGGAGGCCTCATGGACCTCGTGAATCTCGAGAAGTCCAGGCCCAGGATCGTGACCCGGAACGGCCGGGCGGTGGCCCCTGATGACACACTCGAAGACGGCGACCGCGTCGTCATGTCGCCCCTTTATTCGGGCGGATAA
- a CDS encoding aldehyde ferredoxin oxidoreductase family protein — MFGWTGNILRVNLTDKTYKTETFDEEFAKKWVGGRGFALKTLWDELDPGIDPLGPKNKLIVALGPIAGIPAPNTGKTVVAAKSPITGGYGDGNLGTRVSEQLRKAGYDMMIVEGVAAEPTMLYIEDDKVEFLPASEVWGKGTYDTNDWIYAKYGKGVGVLNIGQGGENLNLYAMVRSLEGRAGGRPGIGAVMGSKKLKAIVVKGTKPIPQADPETMKKLGTADLRTVHEMDKKSGWSIQSTTGVLAWCNEVAALPVRNMRKTQHPDAWKIDGERLNDARIATYGCPTCTMRCGITIHDREGRESELDYENIGMLGSNLEIFELDQVGSLNYLCDDYGIDTISAGAVLGFYADAIDRGAIAGDFKFGDAEKAKELLRIASLREGEVGNMLADGCMRMAQKIGQGSEAYAMHVKGLEISAYNCKFCPGMALAFGTSPIGAHHKESWVITFELKQTVRESYGREKAEKVIELQRIRGGLFEYILACRFPWIELGWELEHYPVYFNTVTGLNWTLDDFWKVSDRIYALMKFFWLREKPDWNRTMDYPPASWFDPANADTEGPIAGKILEMDKYEELLDHYYDLRGWDKRGIPTKKTAAALDIQDEARTAEKYGKLED, encoded by the coding sequence ATGTTCGGATGGACGGGCAACATTCTCAGAGTCAACTTAACGGACAAAACATACAAAACAGAGACATTCGATGAGGAATTCGCCAAAAAATGGGTGGGCGGCCGGGGATTCGCCCTGAAAACCCTCTGGGACGAACTCGATCCCGGCATCGATCCCCTGGGACCGAAAAACAAACTCATTGTGGCCCTCGGCCCGATCGCCGGCATTCCCGCGCCCAACACCGGAAAAACCGTCGTGGCCGCAAAATCGCCGATTACCGGCGGATACGGCGACGGCAATTTGGGCACGCGCGTCAGCGAGCAGCTCCGGAAAGCCGGCTACGATATGATGATCGTCGAGGGTGTCGCCGCCGAACCGACGATGCTCTATATCGAGGACGACAAGGTCGAATTCCTCCCCGCCTCCGAGGTCTGGGGCAAGGGCACCTATGATACGAACGACTGGATTTACGCCAAGTATGGGAAAGGCGTCGGCGTCCTCAATATCGGGCAGGGCGGGGAAAACCTCAACCTCTACGCCATGGTCCGGAGCCTCGAGGGCCGGGCCGGCGGCCGCCCCGGTATCGGCGCCGTCATGGGTTCCAAGAAGCTCAAAGCCATCGTCGTCAAAGGCACCAAGCCCATCCCCCAGGCCGATCCCGAAACCATGAAAAAGCTGGGCACGGCGGATCTCCGCACCGTCCACGAAATGGACAAGAAATCCGGCTGGTCCATCCAGAGTACGACGGGCGTCCTGGCCTGGTGCAACGAGGTGGCCGCGCTTCCCGTCCGCAACATGAGGAAAACCCAGCATCCCGACGCCTGGAAGATCGACGGCGAACGCCTGAACGACGCCCGAATCGCGACCTACGGCTGTCCGACCTGCACCATGCGCTGCGGCATCACCATTCACGACCGAGAGGGTCGCGAATCCGAACTCGACTATGAAAACATCGGCATGCTGGGCAGCAATCTGGAAATCTTCGAGCTCGACCAGGTCGGGTCACTCAACTACCTCTGCGACGATTACGGCATCGACACCATTTCCGCGGGCGCCGTTCTCGGGTTTTACGCCGACGCCATCGACCGGGGCGCGATCGCCGGCGATTTCAAGTTCGGCGACGCCGAAAAAGCCAAGGAGTTGCTGCGAATCGCCTCCCTCCGCGAAGGCGAGGTGGGGAACATGCTGGCCGACGGGTGCATGCGCATGGCCCAAAAGATCGGCCAGGGCTCCGAAGCCTACGCCATGCACGTCAAGGGGCTGGAGATCTCCGCCTACAACTGCAAGTTCTGTCCCGGCATGGCGCTGGCTTTCGGCACCAGCCCGATCGGCGCCCATCACAAGGAATCCTGGGTCATCACCTTTGAGCTCAAGCAGACCGTCCGCGAATCCTACGGACGCGAAAAGGCGGAAAAAGTCATCGAACTCCAGCGGATCCGGGGCGGGCTGTTCGAATACATCCTAGCCTGCCGCTTCCCCTGGATTGAGCTCGGCTGGGAACTCGAACACTATCCGGTCTATTTCAACACCGTAACCGGCCTGAACTGGACCCTCGACGACTTCTGGAAAGTCAGCGACAGGATCTATGCTTTGATGAAGTTCTTCTGGCTTCGTGAAAAACCGGACTGGAACCGGACCATGGACTATCCCCCGGCTTCCTGGTTCGACCCGGCCAACGCCGATACCGAGGGTCCGATCGCCGGAAAAATCCTCGAAATGGACAAGTACGAAGAACTGCTTGACCACTATTACGACCTCCGGGGTTGGGACAAGAGAGGCATCCCCACGAAGAAGACGGCGGCCGCTCTGGACATTCAGGACGAAGCCCGAACCGCCGAAAAATACGGCAAGCTGGAGGACTGA